One Papaver somniferum cultivar HN1 chromosome 10, ASM357369v1, whole genome shotgun sequence genomic window carries:
- the LOC113315784 gene encoding uncharacterized protein LOC113315784, with product MSNMMVMMQQIAAVVVKPSRPAYENVEHVNAIFSTQPYGIYSNTYEQVASTSSAYNHPSEFQQQVQQPQQAQNSELAKMVTLVEALMSVVQQNQQLANLNQQKTDSAIKELQSQVGQPQQKQPQNQGSNMEELLKSFMQRWRVQSRTCKHKLVRWPRKLISCTHKMVR from the exons atgagcaatatgatggtaatgatgcaacaaattgcaGCAGTGGTTGTAAAACCGTCACGCCCAGCTTATGAGAACGTAGAGCATGTCAATGCTATATTCTCAACTCAGCCGTATGGTATTTACTCCAACACTTACGAGCAAGTTGCAAGTACAAGTTCTGCTTACAACCATCCCAGTGAGTTCCAACAACAAGTGCAACAACCGCAACAAGCCCAAAATTCAGAATTGGCAAAGATGGTTACTTTGGTGGAGGCTCTAATGTCCGtggtacaacaaaatcaacaactagcGAACTTAAATCAACAGAAAACGGATAGTGCAATTAAGGAGTTGCAATCACAAGTTGGtcaaccacaacaaaaacaacctcaaaatcaagggtccaatatggaagagttgctgaaatcttttatgcaaagatgGAGGGTGCAGTCAAGGACTTGCAAACACAAGTTGGTTCGATGGCCGAGGAAATTAATCAGTTGCACgcacaaaatg GTTCGCTAA